One window of Cydia pomonella isolate Wapato2018A chromosome 7, ilCydPomo1, whole genome shotgun sequence genomic DNA carries:
- the LOC133519557 gene encoding probable rRNA-processing protein EBP2 homolog: MGDFVLNNSESEVDSDDELQEAFAKGLLKPGLNEVIEKEGKKHVNNIADLKLKLKEFQLKLPWIETLDLVTSVAPMAPDVAMQIQETAQRRKNIKENSKGTRGYDPSQDPVLNEFKRENLIHRQAQAAVVEGLKKLKELNIPTRRPEDYFAEMAKTDEHMQKVRKNLLAKQAAQARTEKVRQLREQKKISKRVQIDARLKQASEKREMLEQLKRVRKGKSTDLDFLDDNKGKNKKGPQNKISKKRAMKDKKFGFGGKKKGSKLNTRESSSNMEGFNSSAKKKPFDYKNAKNKQFKPKGKNQRPGKSKRRNAKR; encoded by the exons atGGGTGACTTTGTGTTAAATAACAGTGAATCAGAAGTCGACTCGGATGACGAG ttgcAAGAGGCATTCGCGAAAGGCTTACTCAAGCCAGGTCTGAATGAAGTTATAGAAAAGGAAGGAAAGAAGCATGTGAATAATATAGCGGACTTAAAGCTGAAGCTGAAGGAGTTTCAGCTGAAATTGCCGTGGATTGAAACTTTGGATTTGGTGACTTCAGTTGCACCGATGGCACCGGACGTCGCGATGCAAATACAGGAAACTGCGCAGAGAAGAAA gaatataaaagaaaatagcAAGGGTACACGTGGGTACGACCCGTCGCAAGACCCAGTGCTCAACGAGTTCAAGCGAGAGAACCTTATCCACCGCCAGGCGCAAGCTGCCGTGGTGGAGGGACTGAAGAAACTTAAAGAACTGAATATTCCTACTAGAAG GCCTGAAGACTACTTCGCGGAGATGGCGAAGACGGACGAGCACATGCAGAAGGTGCGCAAGAACTTGCTCGCCAAGCAGGCCGCGCAGGCGCGCACGGAGAAGGTGCGCCAGCTGCGCGAACAGAAGAAGATCTCCAAACGGGTGCAG ATTGATGCCCGATTGAAACAGGCTTCAGAAAAGAGAGAAATGCTCGAACAGCTCAAGAGAGTCCGTAAAGGCAAATCCACAGACCTGGATTTCTTAGATGACAACaagggaaaaaataaaaaaggaccACAGAACAAGATATCCAAGAAACGGGCTATGAAAGACAAGAAATTTGGCTTCGGAGGCAAGAAAAAAGGCTCTAAACTAAATACTAGGGAGTCGTCTAGTAATATGGAAGGCTTTAATAGCTCAGCTAAGAAGAAACcgtttgattataaaaatgctAAGAATAAACAGTTTAAGCCGAAAGGAAAGAATCAG